Proteins from one Oncorhynchus gorbuscha isolate QuinsamMale2020 ecotype Even-year linkage group LG18, OgorEven_v1.0, whole genome shotgun sequence genomic window:
- the LOC124002543 gene encoding sodium- and chloride-dependent taurine transporter-like isoform X2 codes for MAQKEKLQCLKDFHKDTLKPSPGKSPGTRPEDEAEGKPVQREKWNSKLDFILSVAGGFVGLGNVWRFPYLCYKNGGGAFLIPYTIFLFGGGLPVFFLEVALGQYTSEGGITCWEKLCPIFTGIGYASIVIVSLLNIYYIVILAWGLYYLFQCFQPELPWAKCKNSWNTDRCVEDTVRKNKTLMLAANITNFTSPVTEFWE; via the exons ATGGCACAGAAAGAGAAGCTCCAGTGTCTGAAGGACTTCCACAAGGACACGCTGAAGCCTTCCCCGGGGAAGAGCCCTGGCACCCGGCCCGAGGACGAGGCAGAGGGGAAGCCCGTCCAGAGGGAGAAGTGGAACTCCAAACTGGACTTTATCCTGTCCGTCGCTGGGGGCTTCGTGGGTTTAGGGAACGTCTGGCGTTTCCCATACCTCTGCTATAAGAATGGCGGAG GTGCATTTCTCATCCCGTACACTATCTTCCTCTTTGGCGGCGGTCTCCCTGTGTTCTTCCTGGAGGTGGCCCTGGGACAATATACCTCCGAGGGTGGAATCACCTGCTGGGAAAAACTTTGCCCCATCTTTACTG gtaTCGGCTACGCTTCTATTGTGATCGTGTCCCTCCTGAACATCTACTACATAGTGATCCTGGCCTGGGGTTTGTACTACCTGTTCCAGTGCTTCCAGCCGGAGCTGCCCTGGGCCAAGTGTAAGAACTCCTGGAACACAGACCGCTGTGTGGAGGACACCGTCCGTAAGAACAAGACCCTGATGCTGGCCGCTAACATCACCAACTTCACCTCGCCCGTCACCGAGTTCTGGGAGTGA